A window of Strigops habroptila isolate Jane chromosome 5, bStrHab1.2.pri, whole genome shotgun sequence genomic DNA:
ATTGTCATCATGTAAAAATCATGTTCAAATCAGAACAGTAAATTTTCCAATTACTTCTGTCCTGCCTCACAATTAACAGTAGGACTTGGTTTCAGAAGTGTGGTCTTGAACTTGGTTATTGAACAAACTCATTTTGTGatgaaaaataagtgtttaaGTGTTCGATACCTCTGGGAAACTCTGCAGTTGGCTGCCATGCGGGAGAAAAAAGTCATACTTTTTGGAATTAACTAAATGTTATCAACCCTTTGCTTTATTAATCTTCTGGAACTAATTATGCACAATTTTTGGCTAAGCAGGTGTGACTTCAAAGTACGTCTTTAAAGCAAACCTGGTATTTGCTCACTGTGGCActtagcagcagcaaaggccaGTTTTCTGTTTATGATCTGCAGTGGTCAATCTTCTCCAAATAAAGTAGCTCTTGATTTACAGTTATTTCAGAGGACTAATACTGTCCTAATTAAAGCCTTGGCTTTCTATTGAGACTGCCAACAAGCTTTCTTATGGATCCACTCCCTGTTTAAAAACTAGATTACTTTAGCTGAGAATTTAACTAGGTATTGCCATACACACTCTAGCCACTGGTGACTTGCACTCGGTGTAAAAACAGCAAGTGAAAAACTCGAGCTTAAAATCTTACATAAGCGTTTAATGAATATTACAAGTaaagtatttctgatttaatCGTGTCTCATGAATACGTTTCtacttgctttcatttcttctctcgCCTTGTTATGGTCAAATAATTACTTTAGTGGGATGATACTTACTTAAATTGTGATTAGGTTGACTGAGTAGTTCATACTGTATGAGCagccattttttttctatttttaaagaaagtgaaTGAGTGCAGCTTagattattataatttattctACTGTGCTGTTGATCCGTtaaggaaaggctgaaatcAGGAGATGCTTTACTGTGTGTTAGAGGCAAATTATCTTATTGTATAGGAAGGAAGTTGCCCAGAGCGGGATCTTGTATGTATTACATTATATGAATGAATAATTTGCTCAGGCAAACTGCTGTCCATGTTTCTTCAAATAGTGCAGTGCCAGCTTCAATACTTAATGCAAATATCATGCTATACGAACTAAATAAGACGTTTTCAGGGCATGAAGTATTTACTTGTGATGaacttcatattaaaaaaacttcCGTTTTTAAAAACAGGTCCTAAAGATTGTGTTCTCAGAACTTTTAACATACAGCTTTTGCttaaaagtaatattaaaatataaaaaaaacattcttcccTCAGGTGCTGACCCCAAATCTGTAGTTTGTGCTTTCTTCAAGCAAGGACAATGCACTAAGGGAGACAAGTGCAAGTTTTCTCATGATTTGTCTCTGGAACGGAAGGGTGAAAAACGAAGTGTCTACATTGATGCAAGAGATGAGGACCTTGAAAAAGGTATAATACTTATACAAAATTGCTAGTAAACTATTCTGATTCTGAAACTGGacttttaattttaagagtCGTCTTGTGGTTGTGATTCTGAAGAACCTGGTCAGTGACCAAAATGATAAACAACAGCGAAGCTTTCTTAAAGAATGCTTGTGAACATGCTTCTTAATAacttattcagaaaaaaatttgaCCTAGTGACACTGGATGGTGTTTTTTCAATTCTGCTCTATAACATATTACATCATATAGGTAGCAAGTTATACAGTGTTTGATCTTTCTGGTAGTTGCTGGTTTCTTCTGATTTCTATAGAATAGAAGTGCAAAAGGAGGAAGCATAAAGAGCAACCAGAGTTGTCTTCCAGAATTATTACTAGTGTTTGCCCAAATGTGCACGCTTGCAGAATTCAGGATACTCTTTAGAGTTTTTTGTGTGACTTATCTCCTTTCCCCAGATCATTTGTTTGCTACATACTCTGGATTTTACTTTTACTTAGCAGGGGTTAGAGATTTTATAGTCAAAAtagtttcttttggttttcctcaaTTCATCATGTCTCAGTCTTCATTTGAATTTTAGCCTCTGTCATCATAAATGAATGTGGTAGGCTCCCACAGATTCACTACTACTGTTGCCGTTGGCGatcttgctgcttttgatggAACCTTCTTTTAACTTCAACACATAAAATTTAATATTATCTCTTTCGATCCTCAAGTTCTATTACTTGTATTTTTGGTCATTAGCCTTCAACCTTTTCTTTTACTCAGTCataacctttttcttctcccttgtCCATGCTTGCTAATGTACAGATGGAATGATGCAATTTTTTAGTCTTTAACTGAAACACACTTTATGCCTGTCAAAATATGAATTTCTGAGGCTTTTGAGGAAACAGTCTTGTGAGCAGCATAGGAGAGTTGGAAAACTTCATTATAAAAGCCTGAATTTACTTTCCATTCTATaactaaaatgtaaaaattgcATATTAAAACTGTTACTAGGGAGAAAAGCAACTCTACAGCCTTGTTTAGTATTTGAAATTTTAGTGCCTGGTATTTTCCGTTGTCTTTTTCTAGATACAATGGATAACTGGGATGagaagaagctggaagaagTGGTGAACAAGAAGCATGGTGAGGcggaaaagaaaaaacccaaaactcaaatagtatgtcttttttttttttttttcaactgggCTGTAGTAGAGAGTTAACTGCAGACTGGTATTAGATACATTTATTGTTATGTTTAAGATTGAGTGGGTTGTAGCAATATTCTGAGTATACAGTATTtataataatgtatttattaaaaaaaagctttttcagttaTCATAAGGTGTTTTCTCATGTTAAATACAAATGGTATGCAGATGAAGTGCTTTCATAATAGAAATGCTGAAGGAATTTGTAATATATCTAATGCATCACCCTTGCTTAGAAGATTCAAGTATTATGGTTAGTTAGGTCTTATCTTGTTCCAGCAactgctatatatatatatatatatatgtgtatataggCTTGTTTATGAACTGACATATAAGCATATAAGTTTAAGTTTTCTCCTGTAAGCTGAAATTTACTAATTGAGGCATTTGTAGTTCCTGACCTCTAACTTCAAgggtatttttcagtttgtgtgCTAAATAGTATAATATCTTAATccctttttcattcttcagaatTATTACACCTCTTTTTCAATATCAGATAGACAGTTTCTTTAATACTGCTTAAATTTGCGAAAGGTAAACTTCAGTATGGCTAAGTGTGACCTATGAATTGCTTGTTAGAAGTTCCAGAATGACATCTTTAGCTCAGGATCGTGAGCTGGGAGGTTTAACATCTGAGGcagattatatttatttttattaaaactacAGTGGTGTTGGTGAGCAGGAAGAGAGAGACTGTCAGCATGCATCTACATGTGCTGCTGGCTTTAAAGCAGTACACACTTGCCGGTCTTCTAAGTCATCCTGGCTTTCTAAATTGGGATTATAATAAAGGGGAAAAGCTCTTTAGCTACATGAGTTTTACATAATTAGTTGCACttattttgtctgcttttttagTAGCAATGCATCTCACatgtttcttctattttgaGCACAACTGGCTTTGAGTTACTGTACTTCAGACATGTAGTTAGCTATACATTTAGTGTAAGTTGCTGGGGATGAAAAAAGAATGTGGTGCTAACAACCCTTGTTTTAAACAGGTCTGCAAATATTTCCTTGATGCTATTGAAAACAACAAATATGGATGGTTTTGGGTATGTCCGGGTGGAGGAGACAACTGCATGTATCGCCATGCTCTTCCTCCAggttttgtgttaaaaaaagataaaaagaaggaggaaaagcaagatGAAATTTCTTTAGAAGATCTAATAGAAAAAGAGGTAAAGTTGTCAGACAGGTACCTTTTGgtagtatttgttttcattactttgaAGATACAGTTGTAAATAACTTCCTAATTAATTTCAAAGTATAAAATTTTTATAGCTGCATAAGCTAGGGTGAAGGATGTGTAGTATTTGATTCATGTTTTTGTTTAGAAACTACTACCCAGTGAATAGATTAAACTATGGCTGCATACTTAGTGCAGGTGTTGCTAATCCTTTATCTGTTACAACTGCTTCTATGGGCCTTTCTCATCCCCAGCTCACTGCCACCTTAATTTTTATATAACTCTGTAATGAGGAAGCAACACCAAGAGAATGGGGCCTTCTGAAGGTGTTATGTGCTGCTCTGATTATTTCTGTCAATATTGCCTGGCAATGTTGCTCTGAGTTGAACCTGAGCAATTATCATTggcttctttcctcctccacttttcatgttaattttcatGTCTATTCATCTCACTAAAAGGAAGGCTGTGTGTTGAGTCAAACTCAGCCAATGGTGTGTGTTTAACAGTGGTGAGAGTGAAgatggaattaaaaagaaatgtttttaattagtTTCTGGAAAAGAGTAATTCTCTAATAGTTACAGGCTTTGGAAACCATTTCTAGCATTAATTAGTCTTTTTACTTGACAGCGTGCTGCCTTAGGACCAAATGTTACCAAAATTACTCTAGAGTGTTTTATTgcatggaagagaagaaaaagacaagaaaaaattgATAAGGCTGAACAAGATatggagaggaggaaagcagattttaaagctGGCAAAGCATTAGTGGTATGTTCTCCCGTCCAATTCTTAATGTAAGAAGAAAGAGTAAGAGTAAGTTCTTGTAATAAGATAGCTGGCCTGGaattgccttttcctttccttgccccCCTACCCTCTCCAccccctcatttttttttttttttatttttatttttttctttgtttgtagCAGGATAAATTCTGTGAAGCCCTAAATTAAGagagggtttttgtttggttttttttttcctgtgactaGATCAGTGGACGTGAAGTATTTGAATTCCGCCCAGAGCTGGTTGATGCAGATGATGAAGAAGCAGATGACACCCATTATATTCAAGGAACGGGAGAAGATGATGAGGTGAAGAACAGTATTAACTTGAGTAATATTTCAAGTTACATTCAAGTGTGAAAACTCATTTAATTTGAGAGCTCTTACAGTGCAATTAATAAGCTTGGTTCTTAATTTAACACCACTGCAGAGTAGATTTTGTCAAAATTTTGGTGTCAAAAGGAAGATTAAAGAATTTTGTAGAAATCTTGTAGGAATGAGAATTTCTGTAGAGAAGTAATTCACACAGAGcatcttggtttatttttcagatggaaGACCCTGTGTGTATAAATGATGTAGATTTGAACCTGTATGTCCCAAAGGCTGTAGATGAGACTGGTATTACTGTGGCTAGTCCTGAGCGATTCAGCACATACAGTTCAATAGAAAAAGATGGTAAGTTCATTTATTTAGGCATCACTAATATTAAAGCTTCCCAAATGGCAAATAGAAATGAATTCTTGATCTGCTTAAAAGGGCAGGGGAGTGAAACTGTTATCAATGGTACATGTAGTTACTAAAGAAAAAGCTTGTAGTAAATGCTATGTGCTTCTTGCTTTCTTGAATTTAAGTTTAAATGGTAGTGTTTATGGACACTTCATGTAAATCCTGAAGATATTTGTTTTAGCTgttcccccctccttttttttttaatgtagtaaATTATTGAATGAACAATGTGAACAAAAATCTAAggttttcttcatattttctagCTAGCTTATGTTAGCTTGTAATTTCTTAGAGCAAAATATTGATCTTGGTGTGCTTGCAGAATACGTACGCTGATCTTAAAGACACTGAGTCTTTTAAGTGCAGACATTGAGTAGGAGCAGCTTATTAAGCTTGACCCAGGTACGAAAGTAGGAGTTTGAGGAGTTGGGTGTTCcagagtttgggttttttaacctgTTCTAATAATTGATGACCTAAACCTGCATATTAATCAGGTACATGCAATTTAACTGATATAAGTCTACAGAAATTCAAATAAAGTGACTTCTTTATAGTTTCAAAACTTTAAAGCCTGTTTAGTGGGATTGTGAATTAGTGATTAAGAAACTTGTGACACTGAAATGtgtaagaattatttttatttacagataaTAAATTAAGTGAAGCTTCTGGTGGTGATATAAACAGCAGTGAGCAAAATGACTTGGAAGAAGATAATGATGGAGATGAGGAGTTGGAAAATGGAGTAATTGATGCAGTTCCAGTTGATGAAAATCTTTTCACTGGAGAGGACTTGGATGAACTAGAAGAAGAACTAAACACTCTTGATTTAgaagaatgaattaaaaagcTCAAATGAGGAATTAAATCTATatgacaaaatgaaaactgactacatttttttttttcttcctttttgaatAGAGTTCTTAAACAGGATGTTTATGGTTACCCAGCTGATTCTGATGGGCGAATCATATACCaggaatattttccttcagtctcATCTACTCCAGTCTTGACTATGCTCACAGTAAAATATTCAGAGTAGTTGAGAATTACCTGACAGTTGAAGTTGCAGAAAACGAGATTATAACTTTCGACTAAAAGTAGGAAGTATAACTGCTTTGCCAGTATGCAAGTGTAAGTGGGCAATTTGATACCAGGTACAGTATAAAACATTCTTCACcagaactgcattttttattaGTGGTTGTGATGATTCAGAAACTGTCTGAAGTGTCTTTAGGCAGCATACTCTAATGAAGCTGATGCAGGTTATGCTTCAAGTCGTGATTAGCTTTATTTGATCAGCTTGGTATTGAAGATTGTGAACTGATACATCATACAATACAATATGGTGCCctctgtttaaaatgttttaaaatttcccACTGCCTTTTGCCAgcaaaactgtaaataaaaactATCAACTTTAAAATGCTTGTGTTGATTTCTCTCTGTTAAGTTAGGATATCATACCAAACTGTTAATACCTTCATTTTCTAATACAGCGATAAACACTTCTCTCTCCAGTTCTGATGCAGAAGTCATAATGGCTTCTGTTAAATTAGTtaactgcaattatttttctacaCTTAATGCAGCATAAAATTCAgctgctaattttttttttaatttatctttttcccctgctgttcTTCTCTCCTACCCATCTATTAACTGATTTAATACATATTACACAACACTCATTGTTATTTGAGTCTCattcttttccctgctgtgttttgtgtgttAGCAAAGACTTCAAGCTCTGTAGAGCAAAATGCCTGTTATTTTTGGTGTTCTATAAATAACACCAAGTTATGCAGTAGTAAGTCGCCTCAAAGTGGAGCAGTCTTGTACTCTGCATGGTGTACCCTGTAGGCACTTACTGTCGGGCTTAAATGAAGTCAATGTGTCCTTTAAAAATCTATTGAATCCGTTTAAAAATCTATTGAATCCCTGCCATAAAGATTTCTCAGTGGTGGAGCTTTTTCAAGGGGACTGTAGGTTATGCCTCCTTGCCATACTAATAGTATCTGCAACAGTATTGCTGAACTAGTGATAtcatttgtattaatttttttttctccccctaaGGCCTTTAAATTACTACTTAAAAGGTCATTAAGATTTGTGGCATTGTCAGTGACCTTTCTCAAACTGCTTTTGGGTGGTAATATTAACTTTAATGGTTATTTCTGACATTACTAAATTGACTCTTGAATGCTCTTTCTAAAATAGCTGACTCAATTATTTTGCCCTTTTGAGGATCTTCGtggcatttgttttttcctataGGAACAACAAGCAGTGTTTGGGAGAAAGAAGCTTCCTGAAATTGACTTATAAATGTaagtttttaaggaaaagctgCGATATcagatataaatatttataggaAGAAGAATCTGTAGATTCTTCGTAAAAGAGGAATCTCCATAAACAGTGCTGACAGATTATTATACTGGCCAGTGGTAGGATACTTGGATATCGGGACACTTAAGAATGCAAACCACTGGAGAATGTATGATGGATAATTTTCTGAAGTTGTATATTTTAAATGGGAATAAAAGTAATCATTATCAAGAATGAAAATGGCTTTCTATATTTTGTGTCTTAGAGGCTGGTATGTTGTATATAATGCTGATTTGATCTGTTTCACTGATCTACACAGGTTAAATCCTTGGCCCAGTCAGTGttaattatttgcatttcacagtGGAGGAATGATGGGGTAACTCATTTCAGCTAATAAAACACAAGAGGTAGATGAGCAGAGAGAGAGTGTGTGCGTGCTCTTTTGGGCCTAAACGGCTTGGTTATGCACAAATATTGTGCATGCATCAtttaaacactgtaaaatgtttaaattgtgGTAAAACAGTTGCTTTGCATAGTATTTGAGTATCTTGAGTATCTGTAAATTGAAGAAAAACTTAAGTTTCGTAGGCAGTAGTTTTTGATGGATTATTTCACATGGTCAAGAAATGGTAGTTTGCTAtgcctttttggttttcagcCTTTCAGCTTACTTTGGCACTTCTAACTAGAGTTGTTCTAACCTCTTGGCTTGGTTGGTCTGTCTAGCTTTCTAACCGTGAAAGCAGGGTGACTGCTTTTTTAGTCTTTGTTAGTGTAGTATTCAGGCATGCTTTTGAGGATTAGTAGCAATATGCTGCTTCTTGTTCCTTCTGGTTGAAGATAGGTGTGAATATAACCTGCTAGAAATTCCTGATCTTGTGGATTAAAGAAGCCTAAATTTGCAGCTGACAGGGAGTTTCAGTCAGTTAATGctcaattaaaaatgaatgctaAGGTCTGACTTAAGCTAGGCGAATGTTTAATATATTGGAAATGAACACTGTGATATAATTGAGTCCACCTCAGTGTGACTTACCACCGAGTTATTGCTATTGATGCAAGTTTCTTGAAATTAATCTGATATAAAGTGAGtcatgcagaaatgaaagagaatcTGAATCCTAACATAGCAGTATCTTCACTTCAGTGGCCATCCAGTTTGTACTGGTCAAAACTAGTGTTTCACAGTTACAGGAGCAGGAAGGCTTGGTCTGAGACACTCACTGGGTCGAGGTCAGGCTGGAAAGGATCATAAGCCAGGGAAAGAACACCTCTGCAATTCCTGTCCTTTGCAGCTCGCACCGTTCCTTGCATGTTTTATTCCTATCTTAAAAGAGCGCTATGTGAGAGGTATAATAAAACTATGGCTTTAACATTCCCTGAGGTAATGCACTAGTTTAGCACTTAGCCTTCACAGCACCCTTTTTACtagaaaaaagcaatttaaacgCTGCAGAAAACCTGTGCCTTTCCTTCCTAGTGTTTGCTATTGTGGGAATAAAGTATTTGTTGGCTTTGAATTTTGATGTATGTTAAAATTCCACTTCTGTAGCACACTTGAACTGCTTAAACTGGCTAGCTTTAAATTCTCataggttgtttttttgtttttgtttctttttgagaCCTGTGTGATTGAATTCTCTGCTTGCCACTGCTTTGTTACTCAGAGCTCCTTCAGTTTTATAATAAACACTGCTGATAAAGGCctgaaaaaaattggaaatagatggttttaaggtcctttccaaccctaactattctatgattctatgaaataggAAATTATTAGTTGTAACAGAAGTGCTGCCATTTCTTAATGGACAATGCTCCCcaactgcttttttttatcATGGGGTGATTTTACTATTGATAAGCTTTGGAACCAGTGGTACTTTTTTTTGCAATTCAATACTGTCATAATAGATTGTGTGTATTTAGCAAATAGATGGTGCATGAAGAACTGACACATGcaaattaggtttttttaatgtattatgttttctttcacagcttgTTGGTCAGATGTGCAGAATAACAAGTGTCAAAAAAGTATGTCTCAGATATTCTGAATGctgatttctatttattttgtaatgtttatGCCCCTTTTGAAAAATGACCTGAGCGTAATAAGCAACAGAGACTTACATATTTTATAAGCTTATATCTTGCAAATAACATACTTGGAAGTTTCATAAACAGTGTCTGTTATTCTCATGCCATGTGCAGTGTTTTAGTAACTTAATGAAACTGTAGTGATGGGATGACTAAAAATATTAGGGAGGCTAGATCTCTGTCTCCCTGGCAGTGAAATTATTATAGCCCTAAACTGAGAGAACAAGATTGTTCTCATATGCAAACATCTCTCATGTATATTTACCTGAAGTATCTCAGCAGAAATACCCCCTGAATAACATCAGAAAGAATAGGACAAGAATTGGAAAAATGAGCTATGGGAAGGCCAGAGGAACCGCAAACACCCCTGAAACAGCAGCCGCACTGCATCTGACCAAGAGACCATTTATCACACTCCAAAAGCCAGGCacatggggaaggaaaaggtaaGAAAAGGACAAGCCCATGCACTTCTCAGAGCTTGTTGTACATTGCTTCCAACAATTCTTAAGATTTACTCTGCTAGATGTAGCCTGTGATGGCTTCCTCTTCTGAGTGCGTTCCCTGTTTCTCCCTTGAATCCCTCTGCATTTTTAGCATCCGTCGGAAAACCAACAATTCCACAGCTCTGCTACATCTTGTTTTGAATGTGACTTTTCCTAGCTTGTATTATTGGACCCCTAGGGAAAAATACTTGGAGGAAGTGGTACCCTGTACCTTCCTTAGCTTTGACTTGATGCCAAGTAGagaaaatggataaaaaaaaaaaaaaggagctgatGTATTTTACATGTGAAGAACACAATCCCTTGGTGTATTTCAGTGCTAGAAACCTTTTTAACAGAATtagaaattttaattaaaaaattattttaaattaatttagttaAAAATTCTCTCTTAAGGTGCTTGATTCATTGCTGCGAATGGGACTTACTCAGTGAAATCTTTAATGAAGCAAATAGTCATTTTTCCCCTCGGTTATGTACTGGGCAGATTTTATGTAGCTGTGGACACCTTAAGTGCTTTTACAGTGGTATCTGCAAATCacccttctctctttccctcacACTAGCATTAGAGGCATAGGAGTGACCTTGGCTTAGTCTGTCACTTTTAGTTCTTGTGTTTCAAtagattttgtctttttacagAGAGTGGCTGTTGCTGCTATTGGCAATAAGGCCAAGATGTTTTATTCATCTATGATGTTATAGCCCTAAATGTGACCACAATAGGCTCCTTCATAGCACATTATTGAAACGAATGGCAAAAATAATCGGACTTTTCAATCATAAAatagcagcatttcttttctgtttaatgaaaGAGACCTTAGAGGTAATCTCTTTACTTTACATTTGTGGTTGAAAACGGTTACAGAGTGTTGTAATACATTTAGACCTTAATTTGAGCAAGTCTGGCTTACAACTGAAGAGTTGTTCATAAAGTTTACCTGAGATGTACCCAAAGTATACCTTATCAGACTAAGATGGACTCCTaaggtaaaggaaaataaaatggaaaagaaagcatcacagctttcccttccaaaatagtaataaaaaaaaggcatgaagagaagcagaagcaaattaTTATAGAAGGTTCACAAGGCAAAACAATATTCTTTGTAC
This region includes:
- the ZC3H15 gene encoding zinc finger CCCH domain-containing protein 15 isoform X2, whose protein sequence is MPPKKQQQPAGGSKKADQKKKEKIIEDKTFGLKNKKGAKQQKFIKAVTHQVKFGQQNPRQAAQSESEKKLKKEDKKKELQELNELFKPVVAAQKISKGADPKSVVCAFFKQGQCTKGDKCKFSHDLSLERKGEKRSVYIDARDEDLEKDTMDNWDEKKLEEVVNKKHGEAEKKKPKTQIVCKYFLDAIENNKYGWFWVCPGGGDNCMYRHALPPGFVLKKDKKKEEKQDEISLEDLIEKERAALGPNVTKITLECFIAWKRRKRQEKIDKAEQDMERRKADFKAGKALVISGREVFEFRPELVDADDEEADDTHYIQGTGEDEMEDPVCINDVDLNLYVPKAVDETGITVASPERFSTYSSIEKDDNKLSEASGGDINSSEQNDLEEDNDGDEELENGVIDAVPVDENLFTGEDLDELEEELNTLDLEE
- the ZC3H15 gene encoding zinc finger CCCH domain-containing protein 15 isoform X1 — protein: MPPKKQQQPAGGSKKADQKKKEKIIEDKTFGLKNKKGAKQQKFIKAVTHQVKFGQQNPRQAAQSESEKKLKKEDKKKELQELNELFKPVVAAQKISKGADPKSVVCAFFKQGQCTKGDKCKFSHDLSLERKGEKRSVYIDARDEDLEKDTMDNWDEKKLEEVVNKKHGEAEKKKPKTQIVCKYFLDAIENNKYGWFWVCPGGGDNCMYRHALPPGFVLKKDKKKEEKQDEISLEDLIEKERAALGPNVTKITLECFIAWKRRKRQEKIDKAEQDMERRKADFKAGKALVISGREVFEFRPELVDADDEEADDTHYIQGTGEDDEMEDPVCINDVDLNLYVPKAVDETGITVASPERFSTYSSIEKDDNKLSEASGGDINSSEQNDLEEDNDGDEELENGVIDAVPVDENLFTGEDLDELEEELNTLDLEE